The window ATGCGAACGGCGAAGACTATTACTTAAAAATAAATGAAATATGCATAATTGCTCACCATATAATGATATCAAATATTATTGGCTTGCTGAGTTGATTTCTCTGAACAAATATACCTGCACAGTACTTTAGTATATCAAGCCAAATGATGTTGTGGTACACGCCCTTGGAATATACATAGATGTTGATCTTAGGTATTCTACAGGACAGGGATTGTCTGGTCTAAAGTAGGAGAGCAAGGTGTTGCTTGAGGGTGAAGGTGTAATACATGGACATTTTTGTTAACTAAGAACCAGTTATGGGTTACCTAAATCCTGGTGTACACAAAAGCGATGTAAACACCTAAGTTTGGAACACATTTTTTTTTATTCAAGTATGCCAGAATTGATATCTGTGGAGTCATATAATGCTGGTTATTATGCTCATCCTTCTGTAAATTCTGAACACACTTGCTCTAAAATGCAGGCCGGCTAGAAGCCCTGCTGTTTGAGGCAAAGGGTGATTGGGCTGAAGCTGAAAGAGCTTATGCACTTATCCTGGAAACCAACCCATTTGACCAGGTAAAAAATTGATGTGCAGGAGGAATTTGATTTTCTTTGCTTTCTAGAACCATTCAAATGCTAAGGATGATACCTTTGTGTACCTTAATACGGTGTCATTTTACACAACAAATATCCTCCTTGTTTGGTTGTCAGATTGTCCacaagagaaaaattgctattgcaAAAGCACAAGGTGACATGTCTTTAGCAGTTGATTATCTGAACAAGTATTTGGAATTGTAAGTATGCATCCACTTCTTTTATGGACCTGTTACCGCCTCCTATATTTTTCTTATTAGAACATATTAACCCTTTCCCTGTGTTAGATTCATGGCGGATCATGATGCATGGAGAGAGCTTGCTGAAATTTATGTTTCCTTACAAATGTGAGATGTTCAATCTTGATTGATTCAACGTAATATGGTCAGATGTGAAAATACCAACTTATCTGACGATTTTTTTGCCAGGTACAAACAAGCCGCCTTTTGTTACGAGGAACTAATATTGGCTCAACCAACCATTCCACTTTATCATCTAGCTTATGCTGAGGTAAGTGGACCAAACACAGCCTTTCGTCCAAATAAATAGAAAAGTTAGAATTATCTGTTATGAATTTTGTCATTATTCTGTTGATGATTTACTGATGGTCACTTTCTTCCAATGGTAAATGATGAATGGTCGAATACCACATGAGACAACAATAACTATCAAAGATCCAATTAAAATGAAGCACGCCAATTCAACATTGAAGTTAACAAAAACGTTACAAAATAATTAAAATGAGCAAGGTTTATGAGTCGACGAGTCGTTCCGAGGTTGAGACTGATAGACTAAGCGTAACTAATCGACACTGAAGTTGCGCCTCGTAGACTAGTTGACACTGAAGTGTAGTCGGCCATGGAGTTGGGATTCATAGACTAGTCCATAGACTAGTCTTGACTAGTCCTTGGACTCATAATCCATGATAATGGGACATAAGATTAAAATAGCAAGTGTATTAAGTTTTATATCTTGTGTTTCTCAAGATAATGGTCCATGGAGAGATGAATTGAAATGAAAAAAATGACAAACATCTTTATAAAACCTCTCAGGCATAGATGCATAATCGATGAAGTATTTTAACACAGACTTATAGGCTATCAtaatatgcaatgaatcaacatgatTTGATGATTGGATCAACTGTGTATATTTTGTACCAATTGAGGTTCCACATCTAGTTGTGATCAGCCATGAAAATCGATTTTAGTAATTTAAAGATAAAGACTGGCTTTCATTGAAGCTGTCATCTTAAAGGAGTTTTGTTGGGTATTTATTCAAGTTTgcagtttttttttctgtttattttagaAGTCATGTTGTACTAAGCGGACGGGGCATGGCATAGGCTGATACGCGTGATACGTAGCTTTAGGGTGGGAAACTGTAGGAGCTTATTCTTCTGGGGTCTGCAAGAAACGGAAGTTGTATGGTTTGTCTTACTGATTTTGTGTGGTAGGTGGGAGATGGCATGCTGAGCCCAGAAGTAGAGTTTATTTGACGTGCATATATGGCAATACGATGATCAGTGCTATTTATTTGTTTAATAATCCTTCTGGCGGGATGCAAAATCGCCCAACGTTTCTGATTCATATAAATGACTAAGTCAAGCCACTGCCATGTCCTGATTCTGCCGTAGGCGCAGTTGGTTTCATGCAATGCGAGTGCACGGCTTATCCTTGCTGAGTGTCGCTTCTTCTTTTATGTTGAAGGTTTTGTACACACTGGGTGGTTTGGAAAACCTTCAAACCGCTAAAAAGTACTACGCGTCGACGATCCAGTTGACTGGGGGCAAGAACACGAGAGCTCTCTTTGGCGTGTGCCTGGTAAGACGGACGGACATCTCAGAAGGGCCGCATTTGCctttatattttatttatttattcacagTAGTGATCCTTGATGCATATACATCCTTGATCCCCACAGTGCAGCGCAGCGATCAGCCAGCTGACCAAAGGGAGGAACAAGGAGGAGGAGAGCTCGGAGCTGCAGAGCCTGGCCGCAGAGGCACTGATGAAGGATTACAAGCGGCGCGCGCCGTCCATGGAGGCGCTTGTCGCGGGCATGCTGAAGAACATGAAGCTCTCCTGATCTAACCCTTGTTTGCTCACAAGGGCTTTAGCTTTAGCTAGCTGAGCGAGCGAGCACTAGTGCCTCACGCGTGCGGTGGGCTCTGCTTTGGAGACGGCAGATCCTTCCAGCAGCATTGTAAAACTTTATTTACGAAAGATCCTTCCTTGTTTCCATATATGTCGTTTTTGGATTTGTTTTTGTTGCCATAGTAGAGCAATAAGGAAAACAACACTGTACCATTGTAGTTTTGAATATAGACGAAAGTTTTTGATCTGTAATAGATGAGTACGTTAAATCTCTAAATGGATCACTTTTTCTTCTTTAGATAGACGTTCAAGCCGTTCATGTAtacacctctgttcctaaatactagTTTTGATCCACTTTATCTATTTTTTTCATGTGCCTAAATACTACTAGTACATCTGTTTCTAAATGTAAGACGTGTTGACAGTTTAATTTGCAGATCCTAGCTTACCTTCTCAACTTTCCAGCACAAGAAGTGTCTATAATGCGTATTCACAGTTTTCATGAGATGGTGGCGGTATGTTCCTGGTATCTCTGGTAGGAAAGGAGAAAATTCGAATTGTGCAGTCAGTTCGGGCTCTTGCATTGAATTTTATCATTGCATGTGATGTGATGCAGAGGCATCAATGAAGAGAGGAGGATGGTGCAAACCACCGAATGGAGTCGTCAAACTGAAGGCCGATGCAGGCTTTGACATTGACATGCTGAACGGGGCAATGGAAGCAGTAATCAGAGACGATAGGGGACATATGATTGTCGCTGGAAACAAACTGGTTGATTCATGTTCTGACGGCGGAATTGCATTGACATGCGGATTGTAACAAAACTGTGGCAACAATCTGAAGCTGATGCGTTTGGTTACCTACATTTTTTTTTTTTGCAGTTTGCATACTTGTTCCACACGAGCCCGGTTGAGCTAGTGAAGGCAAAAAACCATCTGCACTTGGTTTGGTCGCCTGCATTATGGGAGCATTTTTTCTGCCGTTTGGTTGCGTGCATTGGCTTGGCAGATGCAAGTGCCCGGTGTTTGGTTGCATACACGCAACGTGATTAAAAGTTAACACCTACACAATACACACTGAGTTACAATAGAGTTCTTGGTAGCGCGCTCGTGATGGCGACGTCAGTgtaggccaaggacgaggtgaccgaGAGGAACGACGACGCCCACAGTTTGCGCTGACCACAACATGGCGTCCATCCGACAAAGTTGACAACTACACATAACACTAGCGACGCAACAAGCAACTAGTTCACCACGCCGCCGtccacctcgccgcgccgcccctacTTTTCTGGGTCGCGTGGGGGCCGCGCCTCCATCCCCGGTGACTGGTGGACGTTGCCGCGGACGCTGACACTGGCGACGTTGGAGGTGATCGTCTCTCTTGACGGGCCCCATCCTGGAGAGCCAGACCGGCGTTGCTGTCAGCGCCAGTGAAAGATGAGCAGGCTGTCGCGGGAGGCCACGGGCTTGAACGAATGTAGACTGCCGGCAAGCACGCACACACACTGTTCCAGGAAAGATCGTGCGTGTTCGAGGAACGAAGACTGCCGGCGAGGTGGAGCCGGAAGGCCTGCTCATGGATGGCAGGCTCCTCTCCCGAGCCcatgcgacgcgtcgccgttcctcgGCTCGTCCCCCTCCTcccgttctcctctctctctctctctcccctgctTCTTTTCATTCTACTCCTCTCTGATCTTCCCCTTCTTCCCACAGGACGCCATGGCCTAAACCTGGTCAAACGTCAGGCCGGGTCGGGTTTCGGaccgggcttgtaaaagcccgaccttcatttctcaagcccgagcccggcccgaagcccgaaatactccctgatttcaagcccgagcccggcctgaactcaagcccgaagcccgaaagcccggcccgaacggTGTTTTTTAGTACGTGtacgtgcaagcccggcccgaagcccgaaagcccggcccgaaaaagagaaaaagagaagccCAAGCCCGGTCGAACTAcctttcgggctgcaaaacaaagcccaAGTCCGGCCCGAgtgtcaagcccggcccggcccggcccggatttttcgggccgggctgcccatggccgCCCCGAAAGGTTACCTTGCCTCTATGGTCGACGAAACTACGAACCGATCGCCTGAATGGAACCATGACATTGATGTGCATTTTTTTCGTACAGACCTTATCTCAAATTGAAATACCATTGTGTAGATCAAAAGGTACAAAGAAAAGGAGATTAGGGGAGGAGGAGTTTAGTGGAGGTAGGAGAAGAAACCATTTACAAAGCTCGCATCCCTCATGTATTCTCGCCTGCAACAGGACCCATCACGTGCGCTCGAGGTGGCTCGgcccagcccggttcactggagactGCCGATTCGGCCGTTTCTAGCGGGTCTCGCTGGAAATGCTTTAAATTCCGTGCGGGCCAACATATATTTCTATGCGACCCAACCAACCAAACGTGTCAAATTCTTCCTGCCAGGCCCGGTTGAAATAGATGCGGGCAACCAAGCGCGTCAGCAGATATTATGAAAAATGGAGGCCATTTTGCTGGGAATGCGCAGCCATTATTGATGACTGTTATCACCTGGCATGCGAGTTCAGCTCTATTACTTTCGAGTTTTTCCCAAGAGAAGCGAATATTATATCTCATGAATTAGCTATATTAGCTAGATTTTCCTTTTGTAATGAGTGGTTTGAAGATGCTCCATTTGAGCTACTTCCTCTGTTGATTAAGGATGTAAACTTGATTACCAGTTAATAAAGATGAGGTAAAGTTataaaaaaataataattaaactgCCAAAAACGTTTTGTATTCAGGAACAAAGACAACAGTTATGATCAACCATACATTTCCCCTAGAAACTGATGCAGCATTTGAGACGTTTGCACAAATTCTCTGGCTACTTGGCCATTGTTTCATCTGCTTGCTCAGCTCTTCTTCCTCTATGTCGAGCCCGCTGGTTTTATCTGACATTACCCAACCTACCTACAGACGCCGATTTGATCTACTTCCGCAACGTTTTCATGTATCCTAACCTATTTCTTCCGTCTTCTTTGACTTCTATGCTGCTGCAACATATTTTGTTTTTCTCTCTTTTCTCGAGGAGGAGGTTGAAACTTCCAGCCTTTGCATCATTGTGATGCACACATCCAATTTTATTAAAGCTGATGCAACCACTAAAGACCAGCATGTCAGCAAGAAGACAAAAGCCTTCAACAAGATAACGACATAATTATGCCCATTTATTTTAGTATGACTTGAGCACGCACACGGATCAGTGAGATGGCACGCCACGGCTAGCAATCGACAGTGCGTACCGTGGAGTCAGGTCATGCAAATTGCTGGATTGTGTTCTTCTTAGCAAATCTTGACAATGCATCTAGGAGGATTATTCACCTCAAACATCAACAGCCTTCNNNNNNNNNNNNNNNNNNNNNNNNNNNNNNNNNNNNNNNNNNNNNNNNNNNNNNNNNNNNNNNNNNNNNNNNNNNNNNNNNNNNNNNNNNNNNNNNNNNNNNNNNNNNNNNNNNNNNNNNNNNNNNNNNNNNNNNNNNNNNNNNNNNNNNNNNNNNNNNNNNNNNNNNNNNNNNNNNNNNNNNNNNNNNNNNNNNNNNNNNNNNNNNNNNNNNNNNNNNNNNNNNNNNNNNNNNNNNNNNNNNNNNNNNNNNNNNNNNNNNNNNNNNNNNNNNNNNNNNNNNNNNNNNNNNNNNNNNNNNNNNNNNNNNNNNNNNNNNNNNGGAATATGCCAGGATGAAGGTGCGTATATATATTTTTCAGGTACACCTGCAGGTGTTTCATTGAACATACGCCGTTTCAGCACACACAAAAAAGATCCACCATCCGTTTCTTCTTTCAGTTGTCATACAAAATTGCTTCATTGTTGATTAGGTGCTATGTCATATCGTCTGAAAACAAATGTCTCTTTCAAGATTTCAACATGCCAATATGGTGTGGTCGATGCCAAACTAGTGCTCTGTTTGTGTTTTTTTAGATCCTTTGTAAAACACGGATATTTTGCTAGTAGATACATACGTACATACTACCTCCGTTCGGGTTTATTAGGCCCCTTCTCATTTTGGGCTAAAGTTTGATCaataaatttaactaataaaatgtaaaCTATATGCCACAAAAATTACACTCCCTCAGTTTGGCTCAAAATACCAGGGGACCtagtaaacccggacagaggtagtacatACAGACAtatatacatactccctccgtttctttttggtccgcatataagatttgatcaaagtcaaacttttaaaagtttgaccaactttatagaaaaaaaatatcaacatctaaaatactaaagctatatggtatggaaattaatttcatgatgcatctaacaatactgatttcatattatgaatcttgataattttttctataaacttagtcaaagtaaACAAAAGTACactttgatcaaatcttatatggagactaaaaagaaacggaggaagtacatacATACGTACATACATACAGATGGGCATACGCGGCGTGTGAAAATATCTATTTGCACACCTTTAAAATTAAAATTTgggtaaaaaaaaaagaaaagagcagGGAAAGAGCGACTAAGTAAATTTACCGGAACCGGGATGTACCGGTGTAGCATCTGCCGTCCAACACAACATCGAGATGCACACTGTCCTTTGCCTAATAAACTAAGGAATCTTTTGTGGAATGAAATACTATCTCTATACTGGTCTGACACCACCTGGACGAATACGTGAACATGCCCCACAACCTTTCCATGTAGTCATGCATGTGTACTTCTAGACCACTCAACAAATAGTACCAACATTTTACTTTCTTGTTAGCTACTAAATGATTGATATCTTTTTAATAAATGTTTTATTTTTCAAATctttttatatatttgaattcCTAAAGACAAGATCTTTAAAACAAGACCAATATTCAATATAATTTAGCGTAGTTTGAATTTTACCGTTTCATTCGCTTTGGCATTTCAAAAAAATGGATGTAACACATTTCAAAAAACACGTTTCACTTTATTTAAAAAACTGGTTTCACAATTAAGAAAACAAATTTGAGTCATTCAAAAACAAAGATTTAACTCATTTTAGGAACTAATTTTATTCATTTTAAAACACGGATTTCATTCGTATCAAAAAACATATTTAAGTCATTTCAAAGAATTGGTTTCGCTCATTCAAAAAggtgatttcactcatttcaaaaaactaaattcactcattttggaaCACTGATCTTAGTTATTCCGAAACACATATTTCATTCATTTACAAAAACAATTTTACTCATTTGAGAAAACGTATTACGGTCGTGTAAAAAAAACAAATTTAACTAAATTTAAACACCGATTTCACATATTTGAAAAACATATATTTCATTCGTTACAAAGAACTGGCTACACTAATTTCATAAaactgatttcactcatttcaaaaaactCATTTCACTATGTTAAAAAAATGATTTCACTCATATGAAAAAACTGATGTCACTCATTTCAAAAAATAATTTCACTAAACTGTGAAAACAGATTTCACTCATTTTTACTATTTTAAATAACCAGTTTGGCTAGTTTGAATTTAATCGTTTCACTCATTTCAGAAAACGGATTTCAGTGAGTTTCACATTCACCAGTTTCAGAAAACCTTCAGCCAGTTTCACATTTCACCAGGTACAGAAAATAAATTACAGGCATTTAAAAAAAGTTAGATTTCACTCATTTTAGAAATCACATTTCACTATATTTAATGTGTTTCACACTGAAATATGTATCATGTGTATGGAAAACAAAATTCACTCGTCTAAAGAAAATAATTTCACACAGTTTAGAAAACATACTTCACTCAGTTGAGAAAACATATTTCAAATTTGATTTCAATCAATGGAAAAAAAATACTAATTTCAATTATTTCAAAAAACCTATTTCGCTTGTTTCAGAAACCTGATTTCAATCATTTGAAATGTTGAAATTAAAACATGTTTGAAATGCATCCAAATTTGGTCTTATTCTAAAGCTCTTGGCTTGAGGAATTcaaatatataaaatatttcaaaaataACAGTATGGTTTAAAAGATAGAAATGATTGCAAATCCTAAAGAGAAAATAAAAGGAAAGGATTTGTACCATGGCACCACATGCAACGTCAGGATAGACTCTCTCTCCCACCTAACATGGGTCCCATCAATCTGACATTGATTTGACTTAAAACCAAAATACAAGAAATTATTTGCATCAATACTTTGATATACACATGCATGTGGTCCCACACCTTTACACATGACAGCAAGGCATTGGTGAGAGAATCACCGGTAGCTCCCAGCACCGGTAAAAAACACTTTGCGAGGGAAAGAGTCATGGCCAAGAAAAGAGAGAGGAGGGGAGCGGAAGCCGGGAAGACTGAGCGGAGGAGCGATTGGTAGCTAATTTGGGCGCGTGAAGATCTCCTGGCctctcaccgtcgtccacccccgGCCGTACGTACGTGGTGCAGCCagcatgtgtgtgtatatataaagCCCCACCTCCTTCATCCTCACAACGCAATAcaatctctcctctcctctcctcctgccAGCTTACAAGGCAACCAACGCAGCGCGCGCAATGGCGGCGGTGCAGCAGTACACGGTGGCGCTCTTCCTCGCCGTCGCCCTCGTGGCGGGGCCGGCCGTCTCCTACGCCGCCTACGCCCCCGGCGCCCCGGCCACCCCCGCCGCCCCAGGGACCCAGCCCAAGGCGACGACTCCGGAGCAGAAGCTGATGGAGGATATCAACAACGGCTTCAAGGCGGCCGTGGCGGCCGCAGCCGCCGTCCCTGCGGCCGACAAGTACAAGGCGTTCCAGACCACCTTCATCGCGTCCTCTAACAAGGCTTTCGCGGATGCCCTCAAGGCCGCCGCCTCCGGCCAGACCCCTGCCAAGTCAGACTCCATGTCCAGACTCTCCACCAGCCTCGAATCCTCCTTCAAGCTCGCCTACGACTTCGCCGAGGGCGCCACCCCCGAGACCAAGTACGACACCTACGTCGCCAGTCTCACCGAGTCGCTCCGCGTCATCTCCGGCGCCTTCGAGGTCCACGCCGTCAAGCCCGCCGAAGAGGAGGTCAAGGGGGTCCCCGCCCCCCAGCTCAAGACCATCGACCAGATCGACGCCGCCTACaggaccgccgccaccgccgccaacgcTGTCTCGGCCGACCACAAGTTCACCACCTTCGAGTCCTTCTTCAACAGGGCCATTAAGGAGAATACGGGCGGCAAATACGACAACTACAAGTTCGTCCCCGCCCTTGAGTCCGCCGTCAAGCAGGCCTACGCCGCCACCGTCGCCTCCGCGCCCGAGGTAAAGTACGCCGTCTTTCAGGCCGCCCTGAGCAAGGCCATCAGTGCCATGGTTGAAGCCGAGAAGGATGCCAAGCCCGCCGGCGCCGCCACTGCCGGTGGCTACAAAGCCTGAGCTCGCCAACAATACACATCCATCACGCACACATACTATGCTGTGTACGTGCGTGGCCTTGGCGGCCAGGGATTTTCCTGATGCTTCCTTCTTGGCTTTCGTTTCATGCATGCAGCCGCGATCGACCGTGTGTGCATGTGCCTGTAATAATAACAGAATATTTGTAATCTTTTTCTATTCTATGATGAATTTGTAATCCCCATGACAAGTGGGATCAAATCGGCATATTGTATATCTATCTATCGTTGGATCGAGTTTCTCTTGATTAACACATGGAAATAAAGATTgccttttactccctccgtcccaaaataagtatctTGAGGTTAGTATAAATTTATACTAGAGCTAGtccaaagttaagacacttattttaggataAAGGGAGTATATCAGTATTTTTTTAGAAGATCCTTTTTATATCAGTATCACACTGCAATTGCAGAGCATACATTTTAGTTTTCTATGGAGTTTCTTATTGTTCTCTCACACATGCATTTCTCTACCACCTGCAAGGGTGTGAATGTTCTCTAAACTAGACAATTTTCCGCGCATTGCTACGGGAATTGTTGGCAATATGTTTAGATGAGACTTGATCGTGTGGAACATAAATACTCCGGTTAACAATATGTGCATGAAAATAGAAATATATGAGATATTATTGTAGTTGATTAGTTTCTTGTTGGAAAATAGTTTTGGAACATAAGTAGCATAATGTGAGTTTAAAATTCCTTTTAGTTGCCCACGACGGGGTCTTCTTCATTGAGGAAAATTTGTACATGTGTGGTTCCTTTCTTCATGTACTTGAAGATGTATTTGGTGTACCATAATTGATGTTCCTCGGGTGGTTTTCTGGTGTTGTCTTTACATGCGACGTTGTCTTTCAGATTTCGTAGCATTCTTCATGTCTACAATAGCCTCCATGTACTTCTCATGCGTTTTTTCGGGTAAGGTTGCATCCTCTAGAAAATAGGTGTGCATGTTGTGAAAATTAGGTGGAACAACTTTGCATATATGTAATAGACATACCTTGTGCCTTCGTGTTGCTTGTCCATGTATTTGACAGTAGTTGTAGTGTTAGGTTGTTGAGTGATATTATATAGGTGGAATACAATTGTTACAATGTCCAGCCAAAAGATGTTGTATTAGGAATCTTTAATACATGATTAACTGAACAATGAATGTATAGACACCGCTAtgtgtgtcacagccctagcttagtcttTGCCTGTCATtgattaaattcaaatgaatttgaaatggggatccaACAAACCCTAGCACCCCTGTGAAATACTAGGATCAATTGGAAATATTTTTGATGAACCCAAAACGCCCTTCAGAAAAGtccatgatttttgttaaaggtgaaaacctctgccaaaaatcatGCGCCCATTTTTGGGACAATTTTGGATTTATGGTTTAACTCAtaatgtatttgaatttgggcatttaattttTGGAATGCTCAAATAATTTTGAAACTAAATGTGGGCTGTTAGAAATAATTCAAAATGTGCCCACAGTTTATTTCAAGATTTTATAAAagggtttagtatttttgctaaataaaaaaacagaaaaacaaatcagaaaacagaaataaatggaagagagagagagagagagagagagagagagagagagagagagaagaaaccccACCTCGGCCACTTACCTGCTGTCCCAGCTCAGCTCACCCCTCTGCCAGTAGGTAGAGGCAGGACAGTG is drawn from Triticum dicoccoides isolate Atlit2015 ecotype Zavitan chromosome 6B, WEW_v2.0, whole genome shotgun sequence and contains these coding sequences:
- the LOC119323700 gene encoding pollen allergen KBG 41-like codes for the protein MAAVQQYTVALFLAVALVAGPAVSYAAYAPGAPATPAAPGTQPKATTPEQKLMEDINNGFKAAVAAAAAVPAADKYKAFQTTFIASSNKAFADALKAAASGQTPAKSDSMSRLSTSLESSFKLAYDFAEGATPETKYDTYVASLTESLRVISGAFEVHAVKPAEEEVKGVPAPQLKTIDQIDAAYRTAATAANAVSADHKFTTFESFFNRAIKENTGGKYDNYKFVPALESAVKQAYAATVASAPEVKYAVFQAALSKAISAMVEAEKDAKPAGAATAGGYKA